From Cucumis melo cultivar AY chromosome 3, USDA_Cmelo_AY_1.0, whole genome shotgun sequence:
TGCAGAAACATAGGGATTAGCTTCAGTCGGCAGAGTGGTGGCATTTCCCTCGGAGATCGGAGCACGAGCCTCGCTGTTTGGCTGAGTTTGAGGTGGAGGCGGAGGTGGATTTTGGGGTTGGGAGCCCATGGGGACGGTGGTCCAGTTCTCCGGCAGCGGCGGGGGAGCAACGTCGCTAGGATCAAGCTTGGGGTAGGGAGAATAGTCAGCGGAACGATGGTCGGTATTAGGATCCGTATGATCGGAGTGTGAGGGTTTCGGAGGAAGGGGATTGGATGGATCGGGGTGAGGCTGTGGCTGGGACTGACTCATTTGAAACGATCTCCGGTGACGGAGAAATCAACGGGAAGAAATGAACTTTTTTGGAAGGTGTTTTAATTCGTTTCTTCCTATCTATCTAAtttgctttcttcttcttcttcttcttcttcttcttcttcttcttctcttatattttattttatttttagacagagaaattaaagataatgtttcttttttattattttcatgagagataataattaaaaagaaaaataaagagaaaaccGACAACGCAAAATACGTGGAATCTTTTTAACGGTTGGAAATGGAGGGGTCAAACCGTCAAAGGCTCTtcctttgaattttgaattcctttttttattttatttttctttttctttttcctttcttattaaaaataaaaattgaataagaaaaatatatggGAATGAAATTATGAAACTTGGACACGTTTGCTTATTTATTAAGAAACGTTGAGTTTCTAAAAATGGCAACTAAATCGATAGGGATGAAGTATAAACTGATTTGTACAAAAATAGCctctttttttaattagaaatagACTAATAGTTCTCTTATGGAGATTCCAAATAACTTGTTTTTTAAGCAATAATGGTCTTGGGAAGATTTTGTTGCAACCTTTCTCTATTTAATAGAAAAGTTCAGTCAAAGTGGGAATAAAATATCCAATGTCACTTTCTAGGAATAAATAAACGAAAAATCGTAAAATAATTCTAATTTAGAGTTTGGTACTCCCGATCTAGTTTCTTCATGTTAGAGTGTGAACTTAATGTTAGTGAATAAATCTACCTCTCTAGTGAACACATGCCAAATTTAGTATTACTTAGACTTACTTTAGACTAAGAAGATGAGATATTCAAACACAAAGGCTAAGAAGATGAGCATTGGAGCACGACTTGACCTTGTCAAAGTGGGCCTTATTAGGCAAAGGTTTGCGTCACTCACCGACATTGAGTCGAGGCTAAAAGATTAGATATTTGGTAGATTTTAACTATAAGAAGAGAACCCCTTACAACTTCCTCTTTATATCAATTATCTTTGTTCTCGTCTTACAATTTTTACCTTTTGTTTGACATTAAATTTTGGTTAATCATTTTAAACTTAAGCATCATTTTAATCATTGCTTAAGgtttatttcattaatataCTGTACTTTTAAGTgtcttaattatatattttttttatatgtttatAGATATTAAAATCAGCCCATATGAATAGTTAGAGCTAATTCTTTTTAATTGAGTTTGATATCATAATGACAATAATTTTAGTTCAGAgaaaagttttaatataaatattttttcacaatttataaaagaaagattaataattttttttacgaaATGAATAAATAATTTGGAAGAAGTTGAACTAAGTTAAACTATAATTAACTTTAACTTCTATAGAAAGTACAATGATATTGGAAGATTAAAATCGTCTCTACATCATGGCTTTTTCAATTATTACAAAAAATGAAGATTATATTACAAATTATCCTCTAAtaattataattcttttattttttctagtAAAAATGCATAATTGAGACTCCATACATCTATTCTTCGGTTTCATTCAACATCTTTGAAATCCTTTGAATGAAACTCTCCATAACCTCCAAAGCtttatcatctaaaaatataaacaaaatcgATATAATTTAAATTAGCATCAGAAATTAAGTAAATATGTATTTAAGCAGAAGTGTGAAATGAGTTTAAATTTTGTATTACCTAGTCTTGGTATTGTATGGCCTTTAGGATGAGTAATAATTGTTGGTTCTATATATGATTCCAGAAGCTTCTTCCCATGTGGCATTAAGAAGTCTTCCTCACCTGCCACCataatttttaacaattttgtaaGCATAAGTCTGTTTTATAAGTTGATTAAATAgttcaatttttaattataattttagaaTGAAAGTTGTAATTAAACATTTCATATAGctttaatcaaaataaaaatcaaatcaaataattgcatcttaaattaaataataaatgtgaTTTCACACTTTAACAACTTTTCTATGCTCTCCATGTTCAGCCGCAACCATTAAAAATCAATTAGCCTTCCTTTTactttgaaataattatatacgtatactaacaattttaaaaaattataaatatttcaaaatctatCGCAATCTATTACTATAAATTATCTAACAAAAGTTAGTCTATTAACGATATaaatctatcattaataaattttgctatatttaaaactttttaaaaacaCTGTTATTTACTTAAtacttattttaaaaatttcttattcattattattacatttttttttacttttacaAAAATATGAAAGAACTTCATAGaaatagataataataataaattagatTCTTCATGGACTTAATTCCATTCAAAAATTGGAAAAATAATTATTGAGTAACtagtttaaaatataaataatgaaagCAACTTATATGGTCGAAAATCAATTACGTTCAATTtgatttatgtttcttttttctcaatcaTTGCATTAAAGAGTCTCATACATGAGTAGAGTAAAAGACAGCGAGAGAATATTATCAAAGTAGtaaaattgattcatttataaaaacttaaaagatcatcaatccttcaaaattaaatattaattataattacttGAAGAATCAATCTAGTCAAGATACTAATTATAATTTCAACAACAAATGGTTTGATTACTCAATCCCTACAAAATTGATCAAATTGAACCTAATTCAATTAGTTAGGGCAAGCTGTTATTTTACTTCGACACTAAATGTATTGTAGAAAATTATAGAATACTGACAAATTTTGTGAGtggtttgtttgttttgaaaaaaacaCAAAGGAAAGAATCagaatatttgaaaaagaagagGGTTAGGACAAACGAAATCATGCGGAGGTACCTAGAAAATGGAGGGATGGGCATCCAATTGGCGTCGAGTAAGCTTTCTCAGCCACAGATTCCGATCTGAATTTCGCACCGCTCACGATGATTACGAATTTGATCTTCGGGACTTTCGTCAGAGCAATTCCCTACAACCATTAATCAACGGCACCGCCGCGTTAGAATCTCAATTTTAGAGAGTTCAAATGAAATAATTGTAATAGCTCAGAACAGAGCAGGCTGTTGTTAATTAATTAGGTTACCTTAGCTTGAAATCCAGGCAGAGCCGCGGATAATATCGCCCCCTGAAATAGCGAAACTCAACAACAATTTGACACTCGATTAAGATCCGTTTAAGTAATTAGGAAACGAATAGAGGAAGATGAAATTACCTGTGAGAAACCGAGGAATCCATCGAATGGTCCGTGCTCAATCATGTAATTCTCAATGAATGAGAGACACTCGTCGAAATTCCTATATTCCGTGAACTCCTGTAATGAAAAAAAgggacaaaaataaaaaaaaaaaaaaaaattaaagggaGAGGTTTATGAATTTACAAGGAAATCGAAATTAGGGGAAGCAATCATACTGGACTGAATTGGAACCACTCGAAATAAGGAGGATCAAAGATGCCTTCGACGTCGGACTTTCCTTCGGCGGGAAACGGAGCGTCGAGGAAATGAAGGTCGAGTTGATCGAGGACAGAAGGCGGCCATTTTCCGACCTGCTTCTTGAGAATTGCAGCACTGGTACGGAAGCCATGGAGGCAAAGAAATCTAGGTTTTGTGAAGATCTTTTGATCGCTTCCCATGATTGGAACTGTGGGGAAATGAAATTGTGGAATTGTCGAGAGAAATTGATGTGAAGAGAGGGAAGGGAAGAATGAAGACATTTAAAAAGCAATTTGTAGGGCATTCATCCTTCCGTCTTCCTCCTCACCGGGAAACTTCTGATTGGGACTCGTTTTTAAAAATGACTTTGccatcaaagaaaaataaaattaaaaaagaaaaagaaaaacgaacGTGCTGACGGCACGGCAGGGTGTTCGTTTAATTAATAGTAAGTTTTCTATCTTTTGTAAAAAATTTAtatctttttgtaaaaattttacattttcaaatcttatgtttttttcaagtttttattttaatttaattcataacttttaaaatataatccCGAAACCAATATTAcatcttatttctttttatacTTGGTCGAGATAGTCACTTCTAATACTAAtcttaaacataaaattgtagtAGGTTTTGCACTATACTGATACTACGATTTTCTTATGGAGGTTGGTTCGAACGATTTGACTAGAGATCGAGACCCTTCGACACTCGCGCCGCAACCCAAGATAGACTAGATTATAGTGTCAACATAAATTAATAACAAATATCGAAAATGAGTAATTTGTAAAAAAGTTGAGATTAGAAACATATTTCTTGAAATCTATAAACTAAATTGAAAGAATATCGAAACCTTTAACATAAATAGTAATGTTTTGAAAACTTATAAACTAATTTTAAGTCAAATTCATAATTTATGAACTAAAAGTATAATTTTTCGAAGACAAACAAAAATTAGATTTAATATTTAACGAGACAATTTTAATATATCCTTAAACTCTATatattacaaaatattaaaactatttataaaatatagataaAATTTGTCCAACTCGTTAAGtttatttcataaatatatatatatttttttccgTTCATAATAATTGTCCTTTTACGAACTCTAATTCTCTGAGGTATATCAATTTTGATTTACActtgttcaaaattattaatATGACACTTATggaattagattttttttttgaacggTAGGGTTAATTTAATGTTTCTTACAAATGTTAGACTCAAGTAGATACGTTTATTGGTATGATTCAATATGAGCCATGTTtttcaatatcatttctttcTATATTTTTATCTACTTAATTCGGTAGAATTATGCATTACATTTTTTTACTAACGTGGTAGAATTTGAAAAGGAATTTAAGTAATTATGAGTTAAGTTTTAAATGGAATTGAGTGAAAAATATGTATGAATAGCTAATAAATGGTCATtcaattaaaacaataataataaaaaattaagattTGAATAGATGGATACAAAATGATTAATTTAAGAATTTAATAAGTAATATTGAATTCATAGCAATAAAGTTGGTATGGGGATTATTGTGTATTCACTTCTTTAGAAAAATTGTAATAAAGGTTATTTAAGTTAATTAAATGCATAAGGCTAACCGAATTTGTAAGTATTTAAAGCAAACATTTACTCTttatcattattactattattttcgGATTTATAGgacattttttaaaaggaaaaaaatagtacTTTAAAAGCAAATTAGATTTCAAAAAAAGTGGAAATTTTGGTTTTATGGTCTcctaatttatttgtttttaataaaaacttaACACTTCTGTTTaattttttcaacttttttttatggttttattgttttatttttattttgtattttaatcaatttttatttctatttaaaactttataattgaatttggatttaatattaaaaaaacatttataatcgattctttttcaatttggaatttgaattagAGTTATTgaagtcttttcaaaaatataaaaaaaaaaatatttatattctatcaaacaattcaaaaaacgaaaaaatCTAGAGGCTCACcgtataaaatacaaaaaatgtctcgtcaataACGCATGCGtaatataatttatatgttatcgtttagatatgattcaatatatatgcgattgtttagatatggctacaacgcgatcgtttagatatgactaaaatttatatgtgatcgtttagataggctacaatttatacgcaatcgtttagattttgggactaaatgatttttttttttaatttggtacacaatttttttaattctttttaccgatagtttagatttatttacacgatcgtttacattttccTAGTCCAAtccaaatgttttttttttttcaagattttttatagacgatcttttatttttttttacatgatcatttactactccaatatgatttttttcaagattctttatacacagtcttttatttttttacacgatcctttatatttggctactctaatgtaaatgattttttttaattctttatacgtgatcttttagattttgttttgttgtacacagtcgtttagattttgttagccaaatgtaaacgagtaaaaaaagaaaagaagaaagacagatGCAAAGAAAACGAGAAGAGGAAAAGTATAAAGACAATGTAAAGAAATTGAagggaaaagaataaaaacgatggaaagattaaacagcatacaatgatggaaaaaattacaaaaaagaaaaagagaaaataagaaagacgaaatGGCATTAGAAGACAGGGAAGATGAAATACAAATCgcaatgaagaaaaaaaaaacgaaagaactaaaatatttaaaagattgCTAACTTTATGCgcgaccgtaaatagtttgagttctcttttttttatttcgTTGGTTAAATTCGaccattttcttattctttttatGGTTTGTATAGTTCACGAGTgaaaaatgctttttttttaaagttataaattaataaagtgtaataaaattgaaaatttttaaaatcattttcttataatttattttttacaaacatatttcatgtcatatttaatattttgaatttatttattttatgttaGTTTGATTggttaagttttttttaatgatttaatAGTTAAAATCCTtaatcaattataattaatttaaatattgtaCAAACTTCTGccattataaaataaaactaaggACATATTTGGATTGACTTACTATATATTTATAAAGTGAAAATAACGTTTATAATCACTTAAGAAAATCAATCTAAAACGGCATGTAATATATTTATATGTGATATATTTGAATAAATTGCAATTTCCTGTCCATTAAACCATTGCGTTGACATTTATTTAAAGTCATTGACAATGTTGTAATTATTTGTCAAATATCTACCTCTATTGACCTTTATGAAATTTCGTAAATGCCTATAATTatgaattattatttatttacacCTATATCAATCTATTTACATTTGCATTCTTATCAATTTTGACACAAAATATGCAAGAACGTGAATATGAACTTTCATACATACAACAATAAGATTGATAGCatttatacaatatatatatatatatatatatatatatatatatatataaaaagctTTATACAATGTTCGaattaattataattgattaGCTATTTTGACTATTAAATGATGAAAAAATTAAGGCGATGCATAGACAATCTCAGTATTtgaattatttataattgattaACCATTTAAGAATCTACCAATCAAATAATCTTCTATCAATTGTTTTTGTTCCTTccttttaaatttagtttatagacattaaatttgatatatttaaaagGTATATCACTTAATTAATTAGCTACTAACTAACTAATCAATAAACTTGATATTTAAAGTATATCGTTAATACACTAATGATATTCTTCATTTAGATATATCAATTGAGTACCGAAGTTTACCAAATAATAAGATACTTAGGctttgactttttaaatttagattGGGTAGATATAATAACGAAAAGGATAACacgaaaataataaaataaaaaaaatccaataaaATTAGGATTCTATAATTCACATCTCCCATATACTCAATCAAGATATGTATTATTGATAAATGGGAGGTTATTTAAGAAGATAATTAAATTGGATTATTTAAACCTATATATAGGTGTGTTGTTTAGTTTGGGGGTGGTCATAGCTTTGAAATGTTTTGGATAAATCTGCCCACAATCTTCAAACTTTTGTCATCtgcaaaattaaattatataaatatctAAAAATTACCATCAGAAAATCATAGATATAAGAGTGAATAAATTAGATAAATATTACCGAGTCTAGGTACTGTGTGGCCTTTGGAGTGATTAATTACTAATGGTTCAACAAATGATCGTAGAAGCTCCATTCCACTAGGCATCAAGAAGTCTTTCTCACCTACACATGCAAACCATTTCAAAATTACttccaaaatatttaatatttaatagttcaaaatcaaattttatcAATTAAATAATGAATTGATCAAGAGTAAATTATAaagtttaatatttaattttttttgaaggttttgtcattttgatttttaaacttttcaaaaaaaaaaaaaaatatttttaactaaattttaattttatgtttcaaAGTTATTGAACTCTCAATTTGTGAACtggaaaaattcaaatttttttttccaaaattagTTCATTTACTACaatatataaatttgaattttagtttaaaaaaaaaccttcttTGGTATATCCCCAAATTCTAAAGTTGAAAGCTTATGTCTCTCTGCATGGCtaataatttttctaatattaaaCTAATGAACTTTCTTTCTACTCTTTGAATTTTTGTTCTTTCATTTTAGAAATATACCAGCATATTTTTTCTGTTGGGCTTTAGCTAAAAATTTTAACGTTtaattaaaaatgataaaacGACTAAATGAAtcgtaaaaagaaaaaaaaattagtctAAAAAAACTACAACACACAAAACTCAAAAGACCAACATCAAACAGAGTGAAGATGTCGACATCAATCGAACGTCATCTTTTGTTCACCTATCTCacataatcttttatttttccatcACACAAAAATAAGAATcataacaaatattttaataattttaattttaaattataaccaATAGTACTCCTAAATTTGACTA
This genomic window contains:
- the LOC103488098 gene encoding dihydrofolate reductase-like — encoded protein: MSSFFPSLSSHQFLSTIPQFHFPTVPIMGSDQKIFTKPRFLCLHGFRTSAAILKKQVGKWPPSVLDQLDLHFLDAPFPAEGKSDVEGIFDPPYFEWFQFSPEFTEYRNFDECLSFIENYMIEHGPFDGFLGFSQGAILSAALPGFQAKGIALTKVPKIKFVIIVSGAKFRSESVAEKAYSTPIGCPSLHFLGEEDFLMPHGKKLLESYIEPTIITHPKGHTIPRLDDKALEVMESFIQRISKMLNETEE